Proteins from a genomic interval of Equus quagga isolate Etosha38 chromosome 11, UCLA_HA_Equagga_1.0, whole genome shotgun sequence:
- the PIGS gene encoding GPI transamidase component PIG-S: MAAAGAAATDLEVVRGKRAALFFAAVAIVLGLPLWWKTTETYRAPLPYSQISGLNALQLRLMVPVTVVFTRDSVPLDDQEKLPFTVVHEREIPLKYKMKIKCRFQKAYRRALDHEEEALSLGSVQEAETMLAEPQEQAEGSLTVYVISEHSPLLPQDMMSYIGPKRTAVMRGIMHREAFNIIGRRIIQVAQAMSLTEDVLAAALADHLPEDKWSSDKRRPLKSSLGYEITFSLLNPDPKSHDVHWDIEGAVQRYVQPFLNALSAAGNFSVDSQILYYAMLGVNPRFDPASSSYYLASHSLPHVINPVESRLGSSAASLYPVLNFLLYVPELAHSPLYIQDKDGAPVATNAFHSPRWGGIMVYNVDPKAYNASKLPVRVEVDMVRVMEVFLAQLRLLFGIAQPQLPPKCLFSGPKSEGLMTWELDRLLWARSVENLATATTTLTSLAQLLGKISNIVIKDDVASEVYRAVAAVQKAAEELASGHLASAFVASQEAVTSSERAFFDPSLLHLLYFPDDQKFAIYIPLFLPMAVPILLSLVKIFLETRKSWKKPEKID; encoded by the exons ATGGCGGCAGCCGGGGCAGCTGCCACAGACCTAG AGGTGGTCCGAGGCAAGCGCGCCGCCCTCTTCTTCGCTGCGGTGGCCATCGTGCTGGGGCTGCCGCTCTGGTGGAAGACCACGGAGACCTACCGGGCCCCGTTGCCTTACTCCCAGATCAGTGGGCTGAATGCCCTGCAG CTGCGACTCATGGTGCCCGTCACTGTCGTGTTTACTCGGGACTCAGTACCACTGGACGACCAGGAGAAGCTGCCCTTCACCGTTGTGCATGAGAGAGAGATCCCTCTGAAAT acaaaatgaaaatcaaatgcCGTTTCCAGAAGGCCTACCGGAGAGCTCTGGACCATGAGGAGGAGGCCCTGTCATTGGGCAGTGTGCAAG AGGCAGAAACCATGTTAGCTGAGCCACAGGAGCAAGCAGAGGGCTCCCTGACTGTGTACGTGATCTCTGAACACTCTCCACTTCTCCCTCAG GATATGATGAGCTACATTGGGCCCAAGAGGACAGCAGTTATGCGGGGGATAATGCACCGGGAGGCCTTTAACATCATTGGCCGCCGCATAATCCAGGTAGCCCAGGCCATGTCTTTGACTGAGGATGTGCTTGCTGCGGCCCTGGCGGACCACCTTCCAGAGGACAAATGGAGCTCTGATAAGAGGCGGCCTCTCAAGTCCAGCTTGG GCTATGAGATCACCTTCAGTTTACTCAACCCAGACCCCAAGTCCCATGACGTCCACTGGGACATCGAGGGGGCTGTCCAGCGCTATGTGCAGCCCTTCCTGAATGCCCTCAGTGCTGCGGGCAACTTCTCTGTGGACTCTCAG ATCCTTTACTATGCAATGTTGGGGGTAAACCCCCGCTTTGACCCAGCTTCCTCCAGCTACTATTTGGCCTCGCACAGTCTACCCCACGTCATCAACCCCGTGGAGTCCCGGCTGG GATCCAGCGCTGCCTCCCTTTACCCTGTGCTCAACTTCCTACTCTATGTACCCGAGCTTGCCCACTCCCCCCTGTACATTCAGGACAAGGATGGGGCTCCAGTGGCCACCAACGCCTTCCACAGTCCCCGCTGGGGTGGCATTATG GTATACAATGTGGACCCCAAAGCCTACAATGCCTCGAAACTGCCAGTGAGAGTTGAGGTGGACATGGTGCGAGTGATGGAGGTGTTCCTGGCTCAGTTGCG GCTGCTCTTTGGGATTGCTCAGCCCCAGCTGCCTCCAAAATGCCTGTTTTCAGGGCCTAAGAGTGAAGGGCTAATGACCTGGGAGCTAGACCGGCTGCTCTGGGCTCGGTCCGTGGAGAACCTGGCCACAGCCACCACCACTCTCACTTCCCTGGCCCAGCTTCTGGGCAAGATCAGCAACATTGTCATCAAGGACGATGTGGCATCTGAG GTCTACAGGGCTGTAGCTGCAGTCCAGAAGGCGGCAGAGGAGTTGGCCTCTGGGCACCTGGCCTCTGCCTTCGTTGCCAGCCAGGAAGCTGTGACATCCTCGGAGCGTGCCTTTTTTGACCCGTCACTACTCCACCTCCtctatttccctgatgaccagaAGTTTGCCATTTACATCCCGCTCTTCCTGCCTATGGCTGTGCCCATCCTCCTGTCCCTGGTCAAGATCTTCCTGGAGACCCGCAAGTCCTGGAAAAAGCCTGAGAAGATAGACTGA
- the UNC119 gene encoding protein unc-119 homolog A isoform X1 gives MKVKKGGGGAGTGAEPTPGASGPSVEPKLEPQPQVESESGSESEPEAGPGPRPGPLQRKQPIGPEDVLGLQRITGDYLCSPEENIYKIDFVRFKIRDMDSGTVLFEIKKPPASERLPINRRDLDPNAGRFVRYQFTPAFLRLRQVGATVEFTVGDKPVNNFRMIERHYFRNQLLKSFDFHFGFCIPSSKNTCEHIYDFPPLSEELINEMIHHPYETQSDSFYFVDDRLVMHNKADYSYSGTP, from the exons ATGAAGGTGAAGAAgggcggcggcggggccgggaCTGGGGCGGAGCCCACCCCAGGGGCTTCGGGCCCGAGCGTGGAGCCCAAGCTGGAGCCGCAGCCGCAGGTGGAATCCGAATCCGGGTCTGAGTCGGAGCCGGAGGCAGGCCCGGGGCCCAGGCCGGGGCCGCTGCAGAGGAAGCAGCCGATCGGGCCGGAGGACGTGCTGGGGCTGCAGCGGATCACCGGCG ACTACCTGTGCTCCCCTGAGGAGAATATCTACAAGATTGACTTCGTCAGGTTCAAGATTCGGGACATGGATTCAGGCACTGTCCTCTTTGAAATCAAGAAGCCTCCAGCCTCGG AGCGGTTGCCCATCAACCGGCGGGACCTGGACCCAAATGCTGGGCGTTTTGTCCGCTACCAGTTCACGCCTGCCTTCCTCCGCCTGAGGCAGGTGGGAGCCAC GGTGGAGTTCACAGTGGGAGACAAGCCCGTCAACAACTTCCGCATGATAGAGAGGCACTACTTTCGAAACCAGCTACTCAAAAGCTTTGACTTCCACTTTGGCTTCTGCATCCCCAGCAGCAAGAACACCTGCGAGCACATCTATGACTTCCCCCCTCTCTCTGAGGAGCTGA TCAACGAGATGATCCATCACCCTTACGAAACACAGTCTGACAGCTTCTACTTCGTGGATGACCGGCTGGTGATGCACAACAAAGCAGACTATTCCTACAGTGGGACGCCTTGA
- the UNC119 gene encoding protein unc-119 homolog A isoform X2, which translates to MKVKKGGGGAGTGAEPTPGASGPSVEPKLEPQPQVESESGSESEPEAGPGPRPGPLQRKQPIGPEDVLGLQRITGDYLCSPEENIYKIDFVRFKIRDMDSGTVLFEIKKPPASERLPINRRDLDPNAGRFVRYQFTPAFLRLRQVGATVEFTVGDKPVNNFRMIERHYFRNQLLKSFDFHFGFCIPSSKNTCEHIYDFPPLSEELNE; encoded by the exons ATGAAGGTGAAGAAgggcggcggcggggccgggaCTGGGGCGGAGCCCACCCCAGGGGCTTCGGGCCCGAGCGTGGAGCCCAAGCTGGAGCCGCAGCCGCAGGTGGAATCCGAATCCGGGTCTGAGTCGGAGCCGGAGGCAGGCCCGGGGCCCAGGCCGGGGCCGCTGCAGAGGAAGCAGCCGATCGGGCCGGAGGACGTGCTGGGGCTGCAGCGGATCACCGGCG ACTACCTGTGCTCCCCTGAGGAGAATATCTACAAGATTGACTTCGTCAGGTTCAAGATTCGGGACATGGATTCAGGCACTGTCCTCTTTGAAATCAAGAAGCCTCCAGCCTCGG AGCGGTTGCCCATCAACCGGCGGGACCTGGACCCAAATGCTGGGCGTTTTGTCCGCTACCAGTTCACGCCTGCCTTCCTCCGCCTGAGGCAGGTGGGAGCCAC GGTGGAGTTCACAGTGGGAGACAAGCCCGTCAACAACTTCCGCATGATAGAGAGGCACTACTTTCGAAACCAGCTACTCAAAAGCTTTGACTTCCACTTTGGCTTCTGCATCCCCAGCAGCAAGAACACCTGCGAGCACATCTATGACTTCCCCCCTCTCTCTGAGGAGCTGA atgaataa